The following proteins come from a genomic window of Takifugu rubripes chromosome 11, fTakRub1.2, whole genome shotgun sequence:
- the bco2b gene encoding beta-carotene oxygenase 2b, with protein MATVKPQQKKGSALKKSKSPQKVQRFTDVRGLPCIERMVSSVEETPEPICTDIVGQIPEWIDGNFLRNGPGKFEIGNQKFNHWFDGMALLHQFKIARGQVTYKSRFLSSDSYQANKENNRITVSEFGTITLPDPCKNIFQRFLSRFELPKPTDNANVSFVTYKGDYYVSTETTIIHKLDPEKLETTQKVDWSKFIAVNGATAHPHTEPDGTTYNMGNSYTSKGAYYNIIRVPPTKRTEEETLEGTTVLCTIPSSDKTKPSYYHSFAMTENYVVFVEQPIKMDLFKIVTGKLRRKSISDGFLWDPKRNTIFHVIHKKTGEVSSVKYLAKPLSTFHQINAYEEDGFLVLDMCASDDGLAIANYNIQNLRKSGEALDEVYNTLCRVFPRRFVLPLHVDQDTAYDQNLNARHSSTATAIRIARNKVCCTHEDLHGEDLHHYGGLEFPQINYAKYNTRPYRYFYGCGFRHLVGDSLIKMDVHSKSMKVWEQPGFYPSEPIFVPSPGAAEEDDGVILSVVITPNKDRSTFLLVLDARTFEELGRARVPVNIPYGFHGTFTAAT; from the exons ATGGCTACTGTCAAACCTCAGCAGAAGAAGGGTTCAG CTCTTAAAAAATCCAAGTCCCCCCAAAAAGTCCAGCGCTTTACGGATGTCCGAGGCCTGCCGTGCATTGAAAGGATGGTGAGCTCGGTGGAGGAGACCCCCGAGCCCATCTGCACAGACATCGTTGGCCAAATTCCAGAATGGATCGACGGTAACTTCTTAAGAAACGGCCCTGGGAAGTTTGAGATCGGAAACCAGAA GTTCAACCACTGGTTCGACGGTATGGCCCTCCTGCACCAGTTCAAAATAGCCAGAGGTCAGGTGACCTACAAAAGCCGCTTCCTGTCTAGCGACAGCTACCAAGCTAACAAGGAGAACAACCGCATCACGGTGTCCGAGTTCGGTACCATCACCCTGCCAGACCCCTGCAAAAATATCTTCCAAAGATTTCTGTCGCGATTCGAATTGCCAA AGCCCACAGACAATGCCAACGTCAGCTTTGTGACCTACAAAGGCGATTATTATGTGAGCACCGAAACCACAATCATACACAAActtgacccggagaagctgGAAACGACCCAAAAG GTGGACTGGAGCAAATTCATTGCCGTAAACGGGGCAACCGCTCATCCGCACACTGAGCCAGATGGAACCACATACAACATGGGGAACTCCTACACCTCCAAAG GCGCGTACTACAACATCATCCGTGTGCCACCTACCAAGAGAACGGAGGAAGAAACCCTGGAGGGAACCACGGTGCTGTGCACGATTCCATCGTCTGATAAAACCAAACCATCCTACTACCACAGCTTTG CCATGACTGAGAACTACGTGGTGTTCGTGGAGCAGCCCATCAAGATGGACCTGTTTAAGATCGTGACGGGCAAGCTGAGACGGAAGAGCATCAGTGATGGCTTCCTCTGGGACCCCAAACGCAACACCATCTTCCACGTGATTCACAAGAAGACTGGAGAG GTGAGTTCCGTCAAGTACCTGGCGAAGCCGCTGTCCACCTTCCACCAGATCAACGCATACGAGGAGGACGGGTTCTTGGTCCTGGATATGTGCGCTTCAGATGATGGACTGGCCATCGCCAACTACAACATCCAGAACCTGCGCAAGTCCGGAGAAGCTCTAGACGAG GTGTACAACACATTGTGTAGGGTCTTCCCACGGCGTTTTGTTCTGCCTCTCCACGTGGACCAGGATACAGCCTATGACCAGAACCTCAACGCCCGCCACAGCAGCACCGCCACCGCCATCAGAATCGCCAGGAACAAA GTCTGCTGTACTCACGAAGACCTCCATGGGGAGGACCTTCACCACTATGGAGGTCTGGAGTTCCCTCAGATCAACTACGCCAAGTACAACACGCGTCCCTACCGCTACTTCTACGGCTGTGGGTTCAGACACTTGGTGGGAGACTCGCTGATCAAGATGGACGTCCATAGCAAGAGCATGAAG GTGTGGGAACAACCTGGGTTCTATCCCTCTGAACCCATCTTTGTACCCTCCCCTGGCGCCGCAGAAGAGGACGACGGCGTCATCCTCTCAGTGGTGATCACGCCAAACAAG GACCGGAGTACCTTCCTCCTGGTCTTAGACGCCAGGACCTTTGAGGAGCTGGGCAGGGCGAGGGTGCCCGTCAACATCCCCTACGGTTTCCATGGGACCTTCACTGCTGCAACATAG
- the il-18 gene encoding interleukin-18 (The RefSeq protein has 7 substitutions compared to this genomic sequence) produces the protein MAANNSNFVTFLHATETAFYFEELDKDGFLYKSDFQKWIKSKDNKFLILNESAEFQCQNLSIQEQEYYPENKLHVCVYKNSDKMGKMGVILYTCKDQKKVVLCCSDKLEIHPVEMDISHDIAEKAHKALFYLERITEGCYLLESSLYPSMFLAFEPDSNNQTLNKVILRHKEYDDVDETCHVIMS, from the exons ATGGCAGCTAACAATGGCAATTTTGTTACCTTTCTCCATGCAACAGAGACAGCCTTTTACTTCGAAG AGTTGGACAAAGATGGGTTTCTTTATAAGTCTGATTTCCAGAAGTGGATCAAAAGCAAGGACAATAAATTCCTCATTCTGAATGAAAGTGCAGAATTTCAATGCCAGAATTTGTCGATACAGGAGCAGGAATATTACCCAG AAAACAAACCTCACGTCTGCGTTTACAAGAACTCAGACAAAATGGGAAAGATGGGGGTGATTCTGTACACCTGTAAAGACCAGAAGAAGGTGGTGTTGTGCTGCAGCGACAAGCTCGAAATTCACCCCGTGGAAATG GACATTTCCCATGACATTGCAGAAAAAGCACACAAGGCGCTTTTCTACTTAGAGAGAATCACAGAAGGGTGCTATCTGTTGGAATCGTCTCTGTACCCATCTATGTTCCTTGCTTTCGAGCCTGACTCCAACAACCAAACGCTGAACAAAGTCATCCTGCGCCGCAAAAAGTATGACGAAGTGGACGAGACCTGCTACGTCACCATGTCTTAG
- the il-18 gene encoding interleukin-18 isoform X1 — MAANNGNFVTFLHATETAFYFEDCNEELDKDGFLYKSDFQKWIKSKDNKFLILNESAEFQCQNLSIQEQEYYPENKPHVCVYKNSDKMGKMGVILYTCKDQKKVVLCCSDKLEIHPVEMDISHDIAEKAHKALFYLERITEGCYLLESSLYPSMFLAFEPDSNNQTLNKVILRRKKYDEVDETCYVTMS, encoded by the exons ATGGCAGCTAACAATGGCAATTTTGTTACCTTTCTCCATGCAACAGAGACAGCCTTTTACTTCGAAG ACTGCaatgaag AGTTGGACAAAGATGGGTTTCTTTATAAGTCTGATTTCCAGAAGTGGATCAAAAGCAAGGACAATAAATTCCTCATTCTGAATGAAAGTGCAGAATTTCAATGCCAGAATTTGTCGATACAGGAGCAGGAATATTACCCAG AAAACAAACCTCACGTCTGCGTTTACAAGAACTCAGACAAAATGGGAAAGATGGGGGTGATTCTGTACACCTGTAAAGACCAGAAGAAGGTGGTGTTGTGCTGCAGCGACAAGCTCGAAATTCACCCCGTGGAAATG GACATTTCCCATGACATTGCAGAAAAAGCACACAAGGCGCTTTTCTACTTAGAGAGAATCACAGAAGGGTGCTATCTGTTGGAATCGTCTCTGTACCCATCTATGTTCCTTGCTTTCGAGCCTGACTCCAACAACCAAACGCTGAACAAAGTCATCCTGCGCCGCAAAAAGTATGACGAAGTGGACGAGACCTGCTACGTCACCATGTCTTAG
- the LOC101062817 gene encoding succinate dehydrogenase [ubiquinone] cytochrome b small subunit B, mitochondrial-like isoform X2: MATVKPQQKKGSALKKSNSPKKVQRFTDVRGLPCIERMVSSVEETPEPICTDIVGQIPEWIDALFYQSTLLARPLVVPHQPQEQPYMLTAHIHASQALQAGSGSKAASLHWTAERVLSILLLAMGPAAYFNPGPVMDFSLAAALTLHGHWGIGQVLTDYVHGEPKVKMANAGLFLLSTLTFAGLCYFNYNDVGICKAVALLWSK; this comes from the exons ATGGCTACTGTCAAACCTCAGCAGAAGAAGGGTTCAG CTCTTAAAAAATCCAATTCCCCCAAAAAAGTCCAGCGCTTTACGGATGTCCGAGGCCTGCCGTGCATTGAAAGGATGGTGAGCTCGGTGGAGGAGACCCCCGAGCCCATCTGCACAGACATCGTTGGCCAAATTCCAGAATGGATCGACG CTCTGTTCTACCAAAGCACTTTGCTGGCCAGGCCGCTGGTTGTCCCGCACCAGCCCCAGGAACAGCCGTACATGCTGACGGCTCACATCCACGCGTCGCAGGCCCTGCAAG CGGGCTCTGGCTCCAAAGCGGCCTCCCTGCACTGGACAGCAGAGCGGGTTCtgagcatcctgctgctggccatGGGACCTGCAGCCTACTTCAACCCTGGTCCGGTCATGGACTTCTCCCTGGCAGCTGCTCTGACCCTGCACGGGCACTG GGGCATCGGGCAGGTGCTGACAGACTACGTTCACGGCGAACCCAAGGTCAAGATGGCCAACGCgggcctcttcctcctgtctacCCTCACCTTTGCTGGTCTTTGCTACTTCAACTACAATGACGTGGGCATCTGCAAAGCCGTCGCTCTTCTGTGGAGCAAATGA
- the LOC101062817 gene encoding succinate dehydrogenase [ubiquinone] cytochrome b small subunit B, mitochondrial-like isoform X1, giving the protein MQVAVATLKEYPEHHISSRAHLFLFCYNHICETIPEDRRTDIVWLSEHLVVEGVAQESTVAREFEPFTALFYQSTLLARPLVVPHQPQEQPYMLTAHIHASQALQAGSGSKAASLHWTAERVLSILLLAMGPAAYFNPGPVMDFSLAAALTLHGHWGIGQVLTDYVHGEPKVKMANAGLFLLSTLTFAGLCYFNYNDVGICKAVALLWSK; this is encoded by the exons ATGCAggtagctgtagctacgctaaaAGAATATCCAGAGCATCACATCAGTTCACgagctcatttatttttattctgttaTAATCACATATGTGAAACCATCCCTGAAGACCGGCGGACAGACATCGTGTGGCTCTCGGAACATTTGGTGGTTGAGGGCGTTGCTCAAGAGTCCACAGTCGCCCGGGAGTTTGAACCATTCACAG CTCTGTTCTACCAAAGCACTTTGCTGGCCAGGCCGCTGGTTGTCCCGCACCAGCCCCAGGAACAGCCGTACATGCTGACGGCTCACATCCACGCGTCGCAGGCCCTGCAAG CGGGCTCTGGCTCCAAAGCGGCCTCCCTGCACTGGACAGCAGAGCGGGTTCtgagcatcctgctgctggccatGGGACCTGCAGCCTACTTCAACCCTGGTCCGGTCATGGACTTCTCCCTGGCAGCTGCTCTGACCCTGCACGGGCACTG GGGCATCGGGCAGGTGCTGACAGACTACGTTCACGGCGAACCCAAGGTCAAGATGGCCAACGCgggcctcttcctcctgtctacCCTCACCTTTGCTGGTCTTTGCTACTTCAACTACAATGACGTGGGCATCTGCAAAGCCGTCGCTCTTCTGTGGAGCAAATGA
- the sdhdb gene encoding succinate dehydrogenase [ubiquinone] cytochrome b small subunit B, mitochondrial, whose protein sequence is MAAIVRLSSVCRRGVKPLFYQSTLLARPLVVPHQPQEQPYMLTAHIHASQALQAGSGSKAASLHWTAERVLSILLLAMGPAAYFNPGPVMDFSLAAALTLHGHWGIGQVLTDYVHGEPKVKMANAGLFLLSTLTFAGLCYFNYNDVGICKAVALLWSK, encoded by the exons ATGGCGGCGATCGTCCGGTTGAGTTCTGTGTGTCGTAGAGGAGTCAAAC CTCTGTTCTACCAAAGCACTTTGCTGGCCAGGCCGCTGGTTGTCCCGCACCAGCCCCAGGAGCAGCCGTACATGCTGACGGCTCACATCCACGCGTCGCAGGCCCTGCAAG CGGGCTCTGGCTCCAAAGCGGCCTCCCTGCACTGGACAGCAGAGCGGGTTCtgagcatcctgctgctggccatGGGACCTGCAGCCTACTTCAACCCTGGTCCGGTCATGGACTTCTCCCTGGCAGCTGCTCTGACCCTGCACGGGCACTG GGGCATCGGGCAGGTGCTGACAGACTACGTTCACGGCGAACCCAAGGTCAAGATGGCCAACGCgggcctcttcctcctgtctacCCTCACCTTTGCTGGTCTTTGCTACTTCAACTACAATGACGTGGGCATCTGCAAAGCCGTCGCTCTTCTGTGGAGCAAATGA